A window of the Cucurbita pepo subsp. pepo cultivar mu-cu-16 chromosome LG01, ASM280686v2, whole genome shotgun sequence genome harbors these coding sequences:
- the LOC111789338 gene encoding uncharacterized protein LOC111789338 isoform X3 yields MAQDNIREKEMVRVASDGGTGRRLPQWMLGVRADDQIQRSNDVDNNKKSLEEELESQASLAKEANSFKRPQKSVLHQQKETLVENLCTPECVSKKRKGRKRKSSRIDEAEDADDPEAVPAMKSNRLRRKLVDSALGKRKIPKNLGTRSDDDMELTVEDLIVIAKEYVEADKDRAHKHELHGERESSSINPRTCHARNQSEGSFNTNNDKKQSSVDLSTSIPHDSTAISGGEKIDIGVRTTGDPAKDMLNLFLGPLLKKSVENEQPKFFTTDVQFSCDLKSQNQRMSRCFLIRNN; encoded by the exons ATGGCGCAAGATAATATCAGGGAGAAAGAGATGGTGAGAGTTGCTTCTGATGGAGGAACTGGACGTCGTTTACCGCAGTGGATGCTGGGAGTTCGTGCTGATGACCAAATACAGAGATCTAATGATGTAGATAACAACAAGAAGAGTCTTGAGGAAGAACTTGAATCTCAAGCTTCCCTAGCCAAGGAAGCAAATTCATTTAAGCGTCCTCAAAAATCTGTGTTACACCAACAGAAAGAGACTTTGGTGGAAAATTTATGCACCCCAGAATGTGTTtctaagaaaagaaagggaagaaaacgaaaatcAAGTCGAATTGATGAGGCTGAGGATGCTGATGACCCTGAGGCAGTCCCAGCTATGAAATCAAATAGACTTAGAAGGAAGCTTGTGGACTCTGCtttgggaaaaagaaaaataccaaaaaacCTGGGCACCAGAAGTGATGATGATATGGAACTGACAGTGGAAGATCTAATAGTCATTGCCAAAGAG TATGTTGAAGCTGATAAGGATAGGGCCCATAAACACGAATTACATGGAGAACGTGAATCTAGTAGCATAAATCCAAGAACATGCCACGCCAGGAATCAATCTGAAGGATCTTTTAATACTAATAATGATAAGAAGCAGAGTTCTGTGGATCTTAGTACTTCAATTCCTCATGATTCAACTGCAATTTCAGGTGGTGAAAAGATTGATATAGGTGTGAGGACAACGGGAGATCCTGCTAAGGACATGctgaatttatttttgggtcCTTTGCTTAAGAAGTCTGTGGAGAATGAGCAACCCAAATTTTTTACAACTGATGTACAATTTTCTTGTGATTTAAAGAGTCAAAATCAAAG GATGTCAAGATGTTTCTTGATACGGAATAATTGA
- the LOC111789338 gene encoding uncharacterized protein LOC111789338 isoform X1, with protein MAQDNIREKEMVRVASDGGTGRRLPQWMLGVRADDQIQRSNDVDNNKKSLEEELESQASLAKEANSFKRPQKSVLHQQKETLVENLCTPECVSKKRKGRKRKSSRIDEAEDADDPEAVPAMKSNRLRRKLVDSALGKRKIPKNLGTRSDDDMELTVEDLIVIAKEYVEADKDRAHKHELHGERESSSINPRTCHARNQSEGSFNTNNDKKQSSVDLSTSIPHDSTAISGGEKIDIGVRTTGDPAKDMLNLFLGPLLKKSVENEQPKFFTTDVQFSCDLKSQNQRYNENVGDVVSVMKKKSSLKDKVAMFLG; from the exons ATGGCGCAAGATAATATCAGGGAGAAAGAGATGGTGAGAGTTGCTTCTGATGGAGGAACTGGACGTCGTTTACCGCAGTGGATGCTGGGAGTTCGTGCTGATGACCAAATACAGAGATCTAATGATGTAGATAACAACAAGAAGAGTCTTGAGGAAGAACTTGAATCTCAAGCTTCCCTAGCCAAGGAAGCAAATTCATTTAAGCGTCCTCAAAAATCTGTGTTACACCAACAGAAAGAGACTTTGGTGGAAAATTTATGCACCCCAGAATGTGTTtctaagaaaagaaagggaagaaaacgaaaatcAAGTCGAATTGATGAGGCTGAGGATGCTGATGACCCTGAGGCAGTCCCAGCTATGAAATCAAATAGACTTAGAAGGAAGCTTGTGGACTCTGCtttgggaaaaagaaaaataccaaaaaacCTGGGCACCAGAAGTGATGATGATATGGAACTGACAGTGGAAGATCTAATAGTCATTGCCAAAGAG TATGTTGAAGCTGATAAGGATAGGGCCCATAAACACGAATTACATGGAGAACGTGAATCTAGTAGCATAAATCCAAGAACATGCCACGCCAGGAATCAATCTGAAGGATCTTTTAATACTAATAATGATAAGAAGCAGAGTTCTGTGGATCTTAGTACTTCAATTCCTCATGATTCAACTGCAATTTCAGGTGGTGAAAAGATTGATATAGGTGTGAGGACAACGGGAGATCCTGCTAAGGACATGctgaatttatttttgggtcCTTTGCTTAAGAAGTCTGTGGAGAATGAGCAACCCAAATTTTTTACAACTGATGTACAATTTTCTTGTGATTTAAAGAGTCAAAATCAAAGGtataatgaaaatgttggAGATGTGGTCTCagtaatgaagaagaagagcagcCTGAAAGATAAGGTAGCAATGTTTCTTGGATAA
- the LOC111789338 gene encoding uncharacterized protein LOC111789338 isoform X2, protein MVRVASDGGTGRRLPQWMLGVRADDQIQRSNDVDNNKKSLEEELESQASLAKEANSFKRPQKSVLHQQKETLVENLCTPECVSKKRKGRKRKSSRIDEAEDADDPEAVPAMKSNRLRRKLVDSALGKRKIPKNLGTRSDDDMELTVEDLIVIAKEYVEADKDRAHKHELHGERESSSINPRTCHARNQSEGSFNTNNDKKQSSVDLSTSIPHDSTAISGGEKIDIGVRTTGDPAKDMLNLFLGPLLKKSVENEQPKFFTTDVQFSCDLKSQNQRYNENVGDVVSVMKKKSSLKDKVAMFLG, encoded by the exons ATGGTGAGAGTTGCTTCTGATGGAGGAACTGGACGTCGTTTACCGCAGTGGATGCTGGGAGTTCGTGCTGATGACCAAATACAGAGATCTAATGATGTAGATAACAACAAGAAGAGTCTTGAGGAAGAACTTGAATCTCAAGCTTCCCTAGCCAAGGAAGCAAATTCATTTAAGCGTCCTCAAAAATCTGTGTTACACCAACAGAAAGAGACTTTGGTGGAAAATTTATGCACCCCAGAATGTGTTtctaagaaaagaaagggaagaaaacgaaaatcAAGTCGAATTGATGAGGCTGAGGATGCTGATGACCCTGAGGCAGTCCCAGCTATGAAATCAAATAGACTTAGAAGGAAGCTTGTGGACTCTGCtttgggaaaaagaaaaataccaaaaaacCTGGGCACCAGAAGTGATGATGATATGGAACTGACAGTGGAAGATCTAATAGTCATTGCCAAAGAG TATGTTGAAGCTGATAAGGATAGGGCCCATAAACACGAATTACATGGAGAACGTGAATCTAGTAGCATAAATCCAAGAACATGCCACGCCAGGAATCAATCTGAAGGATCTTTTAATACTAATAATGATAAGAAGCAGAGTTCTGTGGATCTTAGTACTTCAATTCCTCATGATTCAACTGCAATTTCAGGTGGTGAAAAGATTGATATAGGTGTGAGGACAACGGGAGATCCTGCTAAGGACATGctgaatttatttttgggtcCTTTGCTTAAGAAGTCTGTGGAGAATGAGCAACCCAAATTTTTTACAACTGATGTACAATTTTCTTGTGATTTAAAGAGTCAAAATCAAAGGtataatgaaaatgttggAGATGTGGTCTCagtaatgaagaagaagagcagcCTGAAAGATAAGGTAGCAATGTTTCTTGGATAA